The segment CCAATGCTTTCAGTTGAGGGCAACCCAACGCTGGTTTATCAACAACTCGATAGGCCGATACTGCGTCTTGTAGTTCATTTTCTTGCAGTTCTTGATCCAGTAGCCGAGATAAACGCCGTCCAGATCGAGTCGCAACGCCTCGCCAATCTGCCAGAGGATGGCAAACCGGCCCAGACTGCGGCGCTCTTCATCAGGCTCGTAGAAGGTGTACACGGCAGACAGGCCATTGGGCAGCAGGTCGCAGACGGCGACTGCCAGCAGCCGGCCGCTGGCGCGAAATTCGTAGAACCAGCAAAACGGTAATTGGCGAACCAGAAACGTGGAAAACTGATCGCGGCTGGGTGGATACATGTCCCCGTCAGCGTGACGCGCCTCGATGTAGCGCCGGTACAGATCGAAATACTCTTCCTTGAAGGCGGGACGTGCAGCGGTCACCGTTACATCGGCGTTGCGCTTGAGAATTCGACGCTGCTGACGGCTGGGCACAAACCGTGCCGGCGGTATGCGCGCAGGCACGCACGCGTTGCAGTTCTGGCAATGAGGGCGATAAAGGTGATCGCCACTGCGGCGAAACCCCATCTCCGAAAGGTCGGCATACACGTTAACGTCCATTGGCTGGCTGGGATCCAGGAACAACGTGGTGGCCTGCTCGTCGGGCAGATAGCTGCAGGTGTGGGGTTGAGTGGCATAGAACTTCAACCGCGCCAGCTCTGTCATGGTCAACCCCTTCGGTGAGACTTTGCCTAAGTGTAAGCCAGGTGTGGAAAACGCGCCTAGCAAACCCAGGTGGCGGTGTTGGGCTGATCGAGGTAGCGTGCCAGATAGCCTGCGAATTCACGCCGACTGATGGCATGGGCGCCCAGGCTCTGCAGGTGATCGGTCTGCATCTGGCAGTCGATCAGCACGAAGCCGGCTGCTTCCAGGTGCCGGACCAGCGTCACGAAGCCAACCTTCGAGGCATTGTCCGCGCGACTGAACATGGATTCCCCGAAAAACAGCTGCCCCATGGCCAGGCCATAAAGGCCGCCCACCAGCTCACCGTCCTGGCGAACTTCGACCGAATGGGCAATACCGCGTGCGTGCAGTTCACAGTAGGCCATGCGCATGGGGTCGGTGATCCAGGTGCCGTTGGTGTAATCGCGCGGCGCCGCGCAGGCTGCGATGACTGCGGCGAAGTCGGTGTCGAAGCTGACCTGGTAGCGGCCTTGGCGCATCCATTTGGCCAACGAACGTGACACATGCAATCGAGCAGGCGCCAGCACGGTGCGCGGGTCAGGCGACCACCACAGGATCGGCTGGCCATCCTGGTACCACGGAAAGCAGCCGTGACGGTAAGCCTGGACAAGCCGCTCGGGCGTCAGGTCGCCGCCTGCGGCGAGCAGGCCGTTGGGCTCTTGCAAGGCGCGGTCCAGCGCGGGGAAAGTCAAGGAATCGCGTTTCAGCCAGGTCAACATGGTCGGTCATGCGGTAGGGGAGGGGGGTGGCCAGCATGGCGCGATGGGCAAATGGGGTCAATTGCTTCAAGGTCGCGATTGAGCGCTGCGCCAGTGATCGAGTGGCTTGTGCGGAACTGCGGGCCATGGGCAGGGCCGGTGTAGGCAGTGTCTCGCAGTGATCTGGACAATTTCGGACACATTACAGCTACGGCCGGCACCATCGGCGACATTTGCTGTCACACCTGTGCAAAAACACAGCATAAGCCTTTGTCACAGAAGACAATGCGTGCTCAAATTGCAGCTATTGGAAAGTCGCCCCCGGCCAGATCCCCAGACGGCGTGCCGCCATGGCGGCTGGCGGGCAGTAATGTTAAAAGTAGTGATCCGTTGGCTTCGGCCCTGGCCGATCACTATTGGACGCGCACCACGCGCAGGAATAGACGCGTTTTGAAGAAATCCACCGCAACCCCAGCTCCCTTGCCCGTGCCCCTGTGGCGGCAGCAGCTGCACTACCGTCTCAAGGAGGGTGCGCTGATCGCTGTCGGCGCCCTGTGCCTGTACCTGTGGATGGCGCTGCTGACCTACGACACCTCGGACCCGGCCTTCAGCCACACCGCCACCGTCGACCAGGTGCAGAATGCCGCCGGGCGAGCCGGCGCCTATTTCGCCGATATCCTGTTCATGGTGCTGGGCTACTTCGCCTACATCTTCCCGTTGCTGCTGGCGATCAAGACCTGGCAGATTTTCCGCCAGCGCCATCAGCCCTGGGACTGGAGCGGCTGGTTGTTCTCCTGGCGGTTGATAGGCCTGATATTCCTGGTGTTGTCCGGGGCCGCGCTGGCCCATATCCACTTCCATCCTCCGGCAAGCATCCCGTTCTCAGCCGGCGGCGCCCTGGGCGAAAGCCTGGGCGACCTGGCTCGCAACTTCCTGAACGTGCAGGGCAGCACCCTGATGTTCATCGCCCTGTTCCTGTTCGGGCTGACGGTGTTCACCGACCTGTCGTGGTTCAAGGTGATGGACATGACCGGCAAGATCACGCTGGATCTGCTGGAACTGGTGCAGGGCGCGGCCTCGCGCTGGTGGGAGGCGCGTAACGAACGCAAGCGCCTGGAAGCGCAGCTGCGCGAGGACGAGCCCGTCATCAAGGCCAAGCCTGTGGCGCCCGAACCCCGTGAGCCGGCCAAGCCTGCACTGCGCGAACGCTTGTTCAAGCGCGAGCCTGCGCCTGCTCAGCCCGAGCCGCGCGAACCGACCCTGGGCGGTGAGCCTGTGACGATGCGTGACCCGGTTGCGCGTGAGCAAGGGGTGGTGCAGCGCGAACCTGTGATCACACGCGAACCGGCACCGGCCCGGCCTTCGGCGCCCGCGCCAGCGGCCGCGCCGGCCCTGATCTCCAACATCGTGCCACCCTCGGCTGCCAAGGCGCCCGAGCCAGTCAAGCGCATCGCCAGAGAAACCCCGGCGCCGCAATTCATCGACAGCGCAGTGGAAGGCACCTTGCCGCCGATTTCCATCCTGGACCCGGCTGAACAGAAAAAGATCGAGTATTCCCCCGAGTCCTTGGCTGGTGTTGGTCAACTGCTGGAAATCAAGCTCAAGGAGTTTGGTGTCGAGGTAGCGGTGGACTCCATTCATCCAGGGCCTGTGATTACCCGGTACGAAATCCAACCGGCCGCCGGGGTGAAGGTGAGCCGCATCGCCAACCTTGCCAAGGACCTGGCGCGGTCGCTCGCCGTGACCAGTGTGCGGGTGGTCGAGGTGATCCCGGGCAAGACCACTGTGGGTATCGAGATTCCCAACGAAAATCGCCAGATGGTGCGTTTCTCCGAAGTACTTGCCACCCCGCAGTACGACGACCAGAAGTCGCCGGTCACCCTGGCCCTGGGCCACGATATCGGCGGCAAGCCGGTCATCACCGACCTTGCGAAGATGCCGCACTTGCTGGTGGCGGGTACGACCGGCTCGGGTAAGTCGGTGGGCGTGAACGCGATGATCCTGTCGATCCTGTTCAAATCCAGCCCCGAAGATGCACGGCTGATCATGATCGACCCGAAAATGCTCGAATTGTCGATCTACGAAGGCATTCCGCACTTGTTGTGCCCCGTGGTCACCGACATGAAGGACGCGGCCAATGCCCTGCGCTGGAGCGTGGCGGAAATGGAGCGGCGCTACAAACTGATGGCCGCCATGGGCGTGCGCAACCTGGCGGGCTTCAACCGCAAGGTCAAGGATGCCCAGGAAGCCGGCGAAATCATCCACGACCCGCTGTATCGCCGCGAAAGCATGGAGGATGAACCGCCTGCCTTGAAGACGCTGCCGACCATCGTGGTGGTGGTGGACGAATTCGCTGACATGATGATGATCGTCGGCAAGAAGGTCGAGGAACTGATCGCGCGCATCGCGCAGAAAGCGCGGGCTGCCGGTATCCACTTGATCCTGGCGACCCAGCGACCGTCGGTGGATGTGATCACCGGCCTGATCAAGGCCAACATCCCGACGCGCATGGCGTTCCAGGTGTCGAGCAAGATCGACTCGCGTACCATCATCGACCAGGGCGGTGCCGAGCAGCTGCTGGGCCACGGTGACATGCTGTACATGCCGCCTGGCACCAGCCTGCCGATCCGTGTCCACGGCGCATTCGTGTCCGATGATGAAGTGCACCGTGTGGTCGAGGCGTGGAAGCAGCGCGGTGCCCCTGACTACAACGACGACATCCTCAACGGTGTTGAAGAAGCCGGCAGCGGCTTCGAAGGTGGCAGTGGCGGTGGTGATGGCGACGATTCCGAAAGCGATGCCCTGTACGACGAAGCTGTACAGTTCGTGCTCGAGAGCCGCCGCGCGTCCATTTCCGCCGTGCAGCGCAAGCTCAAGATCGGCTACAACCGGGCGGCCCGCATGATCGAAGCCATGGAGATGGCCGGCGTGGTCACTCCGATGAACAGCAACGGCTCGCGGGAAGTGATTGCTCCAGGCGGCCCACGCGATTGATATCACCCTGCCGGGCGCCAACGGTGGTGCTCGGCCCATTCAACGCTCAATGAGGATTCCCATGCGCGCTATTCGCATGCTGTTGGTTTCGGCCCTTGCCCTGGGCCCGGTCTCGGCGTTCGCCGGCGAGCAGGATGTCCAGCGCCTGACCCAGTTGCTGGAAAAGTCGCAGACCATCGAAGCCAATTTCTCCCAGCTGACCCTGGATGCAGGCGGCACCAGCCTGCAGGAAACGTCTGGCAAGATGACGGTCAAGCGCCCAGGCCTGTTCTACTGGCACACCAATGCGCCCCAAGAGCAGGTGGTGGTATCGGACGGCAAGAACGTCACCCTGTGGGACCCGGACCTCGAGCAGGCTACCGTCAAGAAACTCGACGTGCGCCTGAACCAGACGCCGGCGCTGCTGCTTTCCGGTGATGTGTCGAAGATCAGCCAGAGCTTCGATATCGTCTCCCGTCAGCAGGGCGATGTGATGGACTTTACCCTCAAGCCCAAGACCAAGGACACCCTGTTCGACTCGCTGCGTGTATCGTTCCGCAAGGGGCTGATCAATGACATGCAGCTGATCGACAGCGTTGGCCAGCGTACCAACATCCTGTTCAATGGCGTCAAGGCCAACCAGGCGGTGGCGGACAGTACCTTCAAGTTCGACATCCCCAAAGGTGCAGACGTCATCAAGGAGTAACCAGAGCCTGTCATGGACCTGTTTCGAAGCGAACCTGTCGCCCAGCCCCTGGCCGCCCGTCTGCGCCCGTCCAACCTGGACGAGTATGTCGGCCAGGAGCACCTGCTTGCCCGCGGTAAACCGCTGCGTGAAGCACTGGAGCAGGGTGCACTGCACTCCATGATCTTCTGGGGCCCGCCGGGGGTTGGCAAGACGACCCTGGCGCGGCTGCTGGCGCAATTTTGCGATGCGCATTTCGAAACGGTGTCGGCGGTACTGGCGGGCGTGAAGGAAATCCGCCAGGCGGTGGAAGTGGCCAAGCAGCAGGCCGGCCAGTACGGGCGTCGTACCATCCTGTTCGTCGACGAAGTGCACCGTTTCAACAAGTCTCAGCAGGATGCCTTCCTGCCTTTCGTGGAAGACGGCACCTTGCTGTTCATCGGGGCTACCACCGAAAACCCGTCCTTCGAACTGAACAACGCGCTGTTGTCACGGGCGCGTGTCTACGTGCTCAAGAGCCTGGATGAGCCTGCGCTGCGCAAGCTTGTAGACCGCGCCCTCACCGAGGAGCGGGGGCTAGGCAAACGTCACTTGCGCGTTGGCGACAAGGCCTTCGACATGCTCAGGGCTGCCGCCGATGGTGACGGAAGGCGCATGCTCAACCTCCTGGAAAATGCTGCTGACCTGGCCGAGGACGGCAGTGAGATCGACGTCGATCTGCTGCAAAGCCTGCTGGGAGACAGTCGTCGCCGGTTCGACAAGGGCGGGGAAGCATTCTATGACCAAATATCGGCGTTGCATAAATCCGTACGGGGTTCGGACCCTGACGCGGCGCTCTACTGGTTTGCGCGCATGCTCGATGGCGGCTGCGACCCCCTCTACATTGCGCGCCGGGTGGTGCGCATGGCCAGCGAAGACATCGGTAACGCCGACCCCCGCGCCCTGAGCCTGTGCCTGGCTGCCTGGGACGTGCAGGAGCGGCTGGGCAGCCCTGAAGGTGAGCTGGCAGTGGCACAGGCCATCACCTACATTGCCTGCGCCCCGAAGAGCAACGCCGTTTACGTCGGTTTCAAGACTGCCCTGCGCGAGGCGGCCGAGCATGGTTCGCTGGAGGTGCCGCTGCACCTGCGCAATGCGCCAACCAAACTCATGAAACAGCTGGGTTACGGCGATGAGTATCGCTATGCCCACGACGAACCGGATGCCTACGCAGCCGGTGAAGACTACTTTCCCGAAGCGCTGGAGCCACGCCAGTATTACCAACCCGTGCCGCGCGGGCTCGAGCTCAAGATTGGCGAAAAACTCCGGCACTTGGCCGATCTTGATCGCAGTAGCCCGCGACAGCGGAGAAAGCCATGATCACGCTGATCGCCGCCGTCAGTGCCGGCGGTATCGCCGGTACCCTGTTGCGCTTTGCCGCAGGCAATTGGGTGGTCGCCCACTGGCCGCGGCACTTCTATATAGGTACGCTTGCCGTCAACCTGGTGGGCTGTCTGTTGATCGGCCTGCTGTATGGCCTGTTTCTGCACAAACCCATGGTCCCGGCCGAGTTGCGGGCTGGTTTGATCGTGGGGTTTCTGGGCGGCCTGACCACGTTTTCCTCCTTTTCGCTGGACACCGTACGCTTGCTGGAAAGCGGGCAGGTGCCTCTGGCGTTGGGCTATTCGGCCATCAGTGTCGTGGGCGGGCTGCTCGCGACCTGGGCGGGATTGTCCCTCACTCGATTCTGACCAACACCTACACATAACGAGAGAACGATATGCTCGATTCCAAACTGTTACGCGGCCAACTTCAGGAAGTGGCGGATCGCCTGGCCTCCCGTGGCTTCAGCCTGGATGTCGCGCGCATCGAATCACTGGAAGAGCGTCGCAAGGCGGTGCAGACCCGTACCGAGCAACTGCAGGCCGAGCGTAATGCCCGTTCCAAATCCATCGGCCAGGCCAAGGCCAAGGGCGAGGACATTGCCCCGCTGATGGCTGATGTGGAGCGCATGGCCGATGAGCTGGCCGCCGGCAAAGCCGAGCTGGACGGTATCCAGGCAGAACTGGACAGCATCGTGCTGACCATTCCCAACCTGCCCGATCCCAGTGTGCCGGTCGGTGCCAGCGAAGACGAGAACGTCGAAGTGCGTCGCTGGGGCACGCCCAAGTCGTTCGATTTCGAGATCAAGGACCATGTCGCCCTGGGCGAACTCAGCGGCGGCCTGGACTTCGAAGCGGCGGCCAAGCTGTCTGGCGCGCGTTTTGCCGTACTGCGCGGCCCAATCGCACGGCTGCACCGCGCACTGGCGCAGTTCATGATCAACCTGCACACCGGTGAGCATGGCTACGAAGAGCACTACACCCCGTACCTGGTGCAGGCGCCAGCCCTCCAGGGCACTGGCCAGTTGCCCAAGTTCGAGGAAGACTTGTTCAAGATCACCCGCGAAGGCGAGGCGGACTTCTACCTGATCCCGACCGCCGAGGTGTCGCTGACCAACCTGGTGGCTGGGGAAATTCTCGACGCCAAGCAACTGCCGCTCAAGTTCGTGGCGCACACGCCGTGCTTTCGCAGTGAAGCCGGTGCTTCGGGCCGAGACACGCGCGGCATGATCCGCCAGCACCAGTTCGACAAGGTCGAGATGGTGCAGGTGGTGGAGCCCGGCAAGTCGATGGAAGCGCTCGAAGGCCTGACGGCCAATGCCGAGCGTGTGCTGCAACTGCTCGAGCTGCCGTACCGCGTGTTGGCACTGTGCACCGGTGACATGGGCTTTAGCGCCGTCAAGACCTTTGACCTGGAAGTGTGGGTGCCCAGCCAGGACAAATACCGCGAGATCAGCTCGTGCTCCAACTGCGGCGACTTCCAGGCCCGCCGCATGCAAGCGCGCTGGCGCAACCCGGAAACCGGCAAGCCGGAACTGGTGCACACCCTCAACGGTTCCGGTTTGGCCGTGGGCCGCACGTTGGTCGCGGTGCTGGAAAACTACCAGCAGGCCGACGGCTCGATCCGGGTGCCCGAAGTGCTCAAGCCCTATATGGGTGGCGTTGAGGTGATCCGCTAAATGGACTACCTGCCGCTGTTCCACAAACTGCAGGGCGCCTTGGTGCTGGTGGTTGGTGGTGGCGAGATCGCGTTGCGCAAGGCGCGTCTGCTGGCCGATGCTGGCGCCGCGCTGCGTGTGGTGGCGCCAGAAATCGATGGCCAGCTGGCCAGCATGGCGCGTGAAGGCGGTGGCCAGGTGCTGGTGCGCGGTTACCAGCCGGGTGACCTTACAGGTTGCCGGCTGGTGATCGCCGCCACGGACGATCCTGGGCTCAATGCCCAGGTATCGGCCGATGCCCAGGCCTTGAGCCTGCCGGTCAACGTGGTCGATGCGCCGGCTTTGTGCACGGTCATCTTTCCGGCCATCGTCGACCGCTCGCCTTTGGTGATCGCGGTGTCCAGCGGGGGCGATGCACCGGTCCTGGCACGCCTGATCCGGGCCAAGCTCGAAGCCTGGATCCCTGCTGCCTACGGTGAGTTGGCCGGGTTGGCGGCGCGTTTCCGGCATACGGTCAAGTCGTTGTACCCGGATGTAAACCAGCGCCGGGGTTTCTGGGAAACCGTCTTCCAGGGGCCGATTGCCGAGCGCCAACTGGCCGGGCAGGGCGCAGAGGCCGAGCGGTTGCTGCAGGCGATGGTCGATGGCGCGCCGGTGCAGCAGGGCGGCGAAGTCTACCTGGTCGGTGCTGGCCCGGGAGACCCGGACCTGCTGACGTTTCGCGCGCTGCGGTTGATGCAGCAGGCCGATGTGGTGCTTTACGACCGCCTGGTGGCGCCTGCGATCATCGACATGTGCCGTCGGGATGCCGAGCGCATTTATGTCGGCAAGCGTCGTGCAGACCATGCCGTTCCTCAGGACCAGATCAACCGGCTACTGGTGGACCTCGCCCAGCAAGGCAAGCGGGTGCTGCGCCTGAAGGGTGGTGACCCGTTCATCTTCGGCCGTGGCGGCGAGGAGATCGAGGAGCTGGCCGAGCACAACATCCCGTTCCAGGTGGTGCCGGGTATCACCGCTGCCAGCGGTTGTGCCGCTTACGGCGGCATCCCGCTGACCCACCGCGATCATGCCCAGTCGGTGCGCTTTGTCACCGGGCACTTGAAGGACGGTAGCAGCAACCTGCCTTGGGACGACTTGGTCGCGCCTGCCCAGACGCTGGTGTTCTACATGGGTCTGGTCGGCTTGCCGACCATCTGCGAAGAACTTATCCGCCACGGGCGGGCAGCGAGCACGCCGGCGGCGTTGATCCAACAAGGCACGACGCGCAACCAGCGTGTGTTCACCGGTACCTTGGCAGATTTGCCAGCGCTGGTTGCACGCCATGAAGTGCATGCGCCTACCTTGGTGATCGTGGGCGAGGTGGTGCAACTGCGCGAGAAGCTGGCGTGGTTCGAGGGGGCACAGCACGGCTGACAGTCTGCGAACGCTTTGAGGGGGTGAGCAAGGCAGTTGTCCCTCATGGTCCTCAAGCCTGCAGATCCAATGCAGCCCTCCTGTGGGAGCGGCCCTTGCGCCGCGATGGGCCGCAAAGCGGCCCCGGCAACGTTAGCGGCGACGCTGAAATCCTGGGGCCGCTTCGCGCCCCATCGCGGCGCGAGGCCGTTCCCACACAAGGCTGAGCACGCACAAGGCTGCTTGAACACGGACATCAGTGCCCTAGAACAACGGCACGGTGTAGCTGACGGTCACCCGGTTCTGATCCTGTGCCCACTCGCTGGGCAACCCACTGCGCAGCATGCCGTTGCGCCAGCTCAAGCCCAGCCCCTTGAGCGCACCGTCCTGCACCACATAGTCCAGGGCGATGTCACGCTCCCATTCCTTTTCGTCACCGCCGGCAGCGGTGCGGATGTGCGTGCCCTTGAGGTAGGTGAGCGAGGCAATCAGGCCGGGCATGCCCAATGCCGCAAAGTTGTAGCTGTATTGGCCGAAGGTGGTGCGTTCACCTGCACGGGTGAAACTGGTCACCAGCCGGTCGGTGAACAGATACAGGCTCGAGCCAGCTGCGCCTTCGCCTGTATTGCCCTGGTTGATCTGCACGAAATTGCCACTGTCCGAGACCCGCTGATGGCCAAGCAAGACCGAGTGGCCACCTATGGCGTAGGTGAACATGGCACTCCAGGTATCATTGTCGATTTTGCCTGCGGTATCGCCCAGGCCGGTGACGCGATACCCTGCCGCGCGCCCGCTGGCTGAGTCGTTGCGTCCATCCGCGTCGGTCTTGAAGTAGCGCAGGTCGGTGGTCAGCGACTGGTTGTCGCTCAGGGCCCAGGTGTGCACGAGCCCCGCAAAATGCTGGACATAGTAATCCTCCAGCTGGGCGCCGTAATATTGCAGCTTCAAGGCGGGGGTGAGCTGGTAATCGGCCCCGGCAAACACAAACGCATTACTCTCGCGTGTACCCCCCGCCACGGCCAGGCCTGAGCGGTTGGTCGAGCCCCGGCCGGTGGTATGCTCCAGGCGGCCTCCGGTCAGGGTCAGGCCATCGATTTCTTTCGAGGTGACGATCCCGCCTTCGAAGGTCTGCGGTAGCAAGCGCCCATCGTTGGCCACCAGAATCGGCAGTTTCGGTTGCAGCGTACCGTAGCGTGCCTCGGTCTGGGAAAAACGGACCTTGCCGGTCAAGCCCAGGCGACTCCATTCGTCCACCGCGCTGCCATCGCTGGCATCCGGAATCATCGAACTGCCTCGGTGATTGCCTGCACCGCCATCCAGGCGTAGGCCCAGCAAGCCAAGGGCGTCAACGCCGAACCCCACGGTACCGTCGGTGAAACCGGACTTGTAGTCGAGCATGAAGCCCTGCGCCCATTCGGCCGTCTTGCTCTGGCCGGCAGGGCCGGGGCGGTCGCGGTAATCGTTATTGAAATAGTAGTTGCGCAGGTGCAGGTTGGCTTTGCCGTCCTCGATGAAGGCCGCCTTGGCAGCCGGAACGGCCAGGGTGGTCAAGGTGAGTAGGTACAGGGGCACGTAGGGCTTTCTTGTCATTGTTTTCTTCCTGAGGGTGATAGGCGCCCAGAGAGCGGGCGCCAAGGGTGCTGCAGTGTGGGCAGTCAGTCCGGCAGCCACTCCTGCAGGGTGAGCTCCACGGTAATGAAGGACAGGTTCCGACCCCGTTGCAGGCAGCCGGCGAAGAGCTTGCCGTCGGCATCGGCGAGCACTGCCTGAAGGTGGCTTCGGCCGGCGATGACCTCACCGCTCAGGCTGAGGATCTCGATACCAGGCCCGGGTACATGAATGGCTTGATGGCCGCGCTCGCCGTGGTAACGCAGTTCGCCGTCGATCAGGCTGCCCAGCCCGCCACGGACCACGGCGCAGGCGATGCCGTGGCTGGCGCAGAGGGCTTCGGCGCTGTCGATCACATCCTCGTTGGGCTTTAGGCGGGCGACCACCAGCCGCCCGAGACGGCCTTGCTGGACCTGCGTGGTAGTAGAGGGCAGGGCAGGTGTCATGAGGCCTCCTTGAGCACAGGGTGCAGCAGGTTGAATTGGGTCTCGGTGTCTGGCTGTACCTGGTAGGCGACATGCTCGAACAGGCATAGCCGCAATACCAGGGGTTCGCTACCGACCACGACTCGCTGCAATACCAGATGCCCGCCGTGCTGTTGCCCAAGGCTGTCGAGCATGCCGGCATGGCAATGCAGCAGCGGGGCGCCGCTGGCATCCCTGCCGACAGTCAATGCACCACTGATGAAGGTGACAGGGCCTGTAAGCACCACGGGCTTGCCGTAGTCGTAAGGGCGTTGGCTGTCGCTTGTGGTCACCATGCGGTGGTAGGCCAAGGTGCACGCGCTGCCCCACAACACGCGGCCGACTGCACTCTGGTAGCGACAGCGCTCGAGCACTGACAGCAGGCTTTCGCCCACCTGGCTGCCGGGGGCAAGCTCGACGCGCAACTCCTGGCTGCACGCGACTTCACAGTCGAGCAGCCTGGGTAGGCGGGCCGGGCCTGCATGGTTGAAGTGGCGCACCCCGCCGCGCAGTTCGAAATGGGGCGTCATGCCGGTTGCTCCGTGCCGGTCTCGAGCAACGTGCGGATGTGTTTCTTGACGATCTTGCCGTAGCCGGACTTTGGCATCTCATGCCAGCGTACAAACTGCTTGGGCCATTTGTAGCGTGCCAAGCGGGGCTCCAGGTGCGCGAGCAGTTGGTCATCGCTGACCTGGGCAGTGGTGACGATCACCGCGCAACCACATTCGCCCCATTTGTCGTCCGGCATGCCGAGCACGGCCACTTCGGTGACAGCAGGGTGGGTCAGCAACGCTTCCTCCACTTCGCGCGGGTACACGTTCGAGCCGCCGGAGATGTACATGTCCGAGGCGCGCCCGGTGATGAACAGGTAACCGTGCTCGTCCACATGCCCCAGATCGCCGGTATGGAACCAGCCATGGCGGAAGCATTCGGCATTGGCCTGGGGGTTGTCGTAGTAGCCGGCGAACACGGCCGGGCCGCGCACGCAGATTTCGCCGTCCGTACCGGTGGGCAGCTCGCGGCCTTGTTCATCGAGTATGGCCACCTGCATGCCGGTGCGTGGGTAGCCGCAGGAACCGACCTTGGCCTGAGGGCCATCGTCGGCATCATGGCAGTCGGCGGGCAGCACCGTGATGTTGCCGGTGACTTCGCCTAGGCCGTAATACTGCACCAGCACCTTGCCCAATGTGCGTAGCGCATGGCACTGGTCGGCGCGGTACATGGGGGCACCTGCGTAGATCACGTAGCGCAGGCTGCTGTGATCGTAACGGCTGACGGCCGGGTCTTCGGTAAGCATCTTGACGATGGTCGGCACCGTGAACAGGTTGTCGATACGGTGCTGCTGCACCAGGCGCCAGGCCTCGTCACAGTCCAGCCGGTCCCCGACAGGGAGTACGCAGGCAGCACCCCGGGCTACGTTGACCAGTGCATGGATACCGGCCCCGTGGGACAAGGGAGCCAGCACCAGCGAGCGTGACTGCTGGCTCAGGCAGGGCATCAGGTCGGCCAG is part of the Pseudomonas parafulva genome and harbors:
- a CDS encoding acyl-CoA synthetase produces the protein MNGIDNVMNLGELLGQVARRLPDLPGFIRGEQQVSWRQLLHRVDSVAAALRARGLGKGDRLLVHSRNNLPLFESAWVAFRLGMVWVPTNVRITPPEAAYLGSSSGAVAMLYDEGFEHYVDAVRQASPALRTVIAMAAPRAGELAYDALLDEGAPLQPGFRPAEVNYNDPLWFFYTSGTTGHPKAGVLTHGQMAFVVNNHLADLMPCLSQQSRSLVLAPLSHGAGIHALVNVARGAACVLPVGDRLDCDEAWRLVQQHRIDNLFTVPTIVKMLTEDPAVSRYDHSSLRYVIYAGAPMYRADQCHALRTLGKVLVQYYGLGEVTGNITVLPADCHDADDGPQAKVGSCGYPRTGMQVAILDEQGRELPTGTDGEICVRGPAVFAGYYDNPQANAECFRHGWFHTGDLGHVDEHGYLFITGRASDMYISGGSNVYPREVEEALLTHPAVTEVAVLGMPDDKWGECGCAVIVTTAQVSDDQLLAHLEPRLARYKWPKQFVRWHEMPKSGYGKIVKKHIRTLLETGTEQPA
- a CDS encoding OprD family porin, which encodes MTRKPYVPLYLLTLTTLAVPAAKAAFIEDGKANLHLRNYYFNNDYRDRPGPAGQSKTAEWAQGFMLDYKSGFTDGTVGFGVDALGLLGLRLDGGAGNHRGSSMIPDASDGSAVDEWSRLGLTGKVRFSQTEARYGTLQPKLPILVANDGRLLPQTFEGGIVTSKEIDGLTLTGGRLEHTTGRGSTNRSGLAVAGGTRESNAFVFAGADYQLTPALKLQYYGAQLEDYYVQHFAGLVHTWALSDNQSLTTDLRYFKTDADGRNDSASGRAAGYRVTGLGDTAGKIDNDTWSAMFTYAIGGHSVLLGHQRVSDSGNFVQINQGNTGEGAAGSSLYLFTDRLVTSFTRAGERTTFGQYSYNFAALGMPGLIASLTYLKGTHIRTAAGGDEKEWERDIALDYVVQDGALKGLGLSWRNGMLRSGLPSEWAQDQNRVTVSYTVPLF
- a CDS encoding PPC domain-containing DNA-binding protein; the encoded protein is MTPALPSTTTQVQQGRLGRLVVARLKPNEDVIDSAEALCASHGIACAVVRGGLGSLIDGELRYHGERGHQAIHVPGPGIEILSLSGEVIAGRSHLQAVLADADGKLFAGCLQRGRNLSFITVELTLQEWLPD
- the cysG gene encoding siroheme synthase CysG, whose product is MDYLPLFHKLQGALVLVVGGGEIALRKARLLADAGAALRVVAPEIDGQLASMAREGGGQVLVRGYQPGDLTGCRLVIAATDDPGLNAQVSADAQALSLPVNVVDAPALCTVIFPAIVDRSPLVIAVSSGGDAPVLARLIRAKLEAWIPAAYGELAGLAARFRHTVKSLYPDVNQRRGFWETVFQGPIAERQLAGQGAEAERLLQAMVDGAPVQQGGEVYLVGAGPGDPDLLTFRALRLMQQADVVLYDRLVAPAIIDMCRRDAERIYVGKRRADHAVPQDQINRLLVDLAQQGKRVLRLKGGDPFIFGRGGEEIEELAEHNIPFQVVPGITAASGCAAYGGIPLTHRDHAQSVRFVTGHLKDGSSNLPWDDLVAPAQTLVFYMGLVGLPTICEELIRHGRAASTPAALIQQGTTRNQRVFTGTLADLPALVARHEVHAPTLVIVGEVVQLREKLAWFEGAQHG